The Colletotrichum higginsianum IMI 349063 chromosome 2, whole genome shotgun sequence genome has a segment encoding these proteins:
- a CDS encoding NACHT domain-containing protein, producing MPSSSSALVAAAAGKLKVEVRLAQAISEFSVLLKDDEDAPLHPLEDTLRDLGRWMEKRCFILAARSSIRAQSSSLERLSRLQADFSKDAARRLEASRRNRLFQAMCPNQREYDYTWRRERKKGTSDWILGHESYQKWRASKASTTIWLQGSLGHGKTVTMASIVADLVLNANKETNSPSGDESAASTLRTVSHYFCKAGDRTTLQADSIIGSLSLQTLASPALAPLLSRFLSTSKATIGLMLGAESCIDLLVQITPPEWLGVFVLDGLDETQPKDVGEVMSHLGRLSAARRVLLCCSSRPTSAIQSMAMKAIGIDSIISMDQADRSGDIRKYISAGIERWKTIRPFPPELEALVMDQLFHRSQGMFLWLSLQMEAICSSFTDDLRSEAEIIDMMRDLPKDLPEAFDRALLRVAAEKNHSKIFQLVAAASPPLRPEELCMAFNIEPGNLAWNPSTLRAATGQQLISQVGGSLLSIDEEDSYARFIHHSALSHLVGAPAMPAAAPFHFDIAVAELTLSAICITYLNYPIFETRVSIARKASFQRVPGAVAKSVTQWAGIPRGLLSPLIKDRHTRICKVDLERLNLELQAYQPSLQNESDIFMPYARGNWLPLISRLSEPWEPLMARLSGRDSAAAPGLRSWILSRGLRARAVPPRNGPSLTITAFYSEVSSTMPEFQALEKYSTQHILTRSGEKRRLRFGLCGADLGILVPLYILRYKTNVNVTVFMLLTSLASLRSDAAAAAIDYNWFLDPGSARELLETAAPFVIPKVFEHFGNHQLGQRGQRDCHSVVTFLVDYLPGIDALLNNGKTTLQTAVGFKNTNLALVLARDHGANPQLCIPAGEGSNNWRLTLQPHVGPLTMCLIESDINFANSQDETALLIAVREDLREPVEELLMRGADTNVADHDGVAPLHHACGDIVKLLLAAGANADTLGPNGLTPLMIASFFGQAEAVKTLLGAGASPGRRIQGLDSSGSLSQDALNLLWTARTHSAHAVETAELPDRVRASKEIKKNCNAVSLAVLRLEILSATHPEFNPSLLLPFMGHRENYPKVSLPVSPKDSLELYRKKGQEFYPRDSLELYRSDNQFHERGSLELRSSAPSNSTSNEATRAVRTSQISARAMGRI from the exons ATGCCTTCGAGCTCATCGGCacttgtcgccgccgccgccgggaagCTCAAGGTCGAAGTGCGGCTCGCCCAGGCCATCTCCGAGTTCAGCGTTCtcctcaaggacgacgaggacgctcCTCTTCAC CCGCTCGAGGACACCCTGCGGGATCTGGGCCGGTGGATGGAGAAGCGGTGTTTCATCCTCGCTGCAAGGTCCAGCATCCGGGCGCAGTCGTCTAGCCTTGAGCGGCTCAGCCGTCTGCAAGCCGACTTCTCCAAAGACGCCGCCAGGCGGCTGGAGGCGTCGCGCAGGAACCGGCTGTTCCAGGCCATGTGTCCCAACCAGAGAGAGTATGACTACACGTGGCGTCGTGAGCGCAAGAAAGGGACGTCCGACTGGATCCTCGGGCACGAAAGCTACCAGAAGTGGCGGGCGTCTAAAgcatcgacgacgatctGGCTTCAAGGCAGTCTAGGTCATGGGAAAACCGTGACCATGGCCTCCATTGTGGCCGATCTCGTGTTGAATGCAAATAAAGAAACAAACAGCCCATCTGGTG ATGAGTCTGCGGCGAGCACACTGAGGACGGTCTCCCATTACTTCTGCAAAGCAGGCGACCGGACTACTCTACAAGCCGACAGCATCATCGGCAGTCTCTCCCTGCAGACCCTAGCCAGCCCGGCCCTCGCCCCGTTGCTTTCGCGATTCCTCAGCACCTCCAAAGCGACCATCGGTCTGATGCTGGGTGCCGAGAGCTGCATCGATCTTCTTGTACAAATCACACCACCCGAGTggctcggcgtcttcgtcctggacggcctcgacgaaaCACAGCCCAAGGACGTGGGAGAAGTCATGAGCCACCTCGGGCGTCTGTCGGCAGCGAGGCGCGTGCTCTTGTGCTGCTCGTCCCGGCCGACGTCCGCCATCCAGAGCatggcgatgaaggcgatcGGGATCGactccatcatctccatgGACCAGGCAGACAGGTCCGGCGACATCCGCAAGTACATATCCGCCGGGATCGAGCGCTGGAAGACCATCAGACCATTCCCGCCCGAGCTGGAGGCTCTGGTCATGGACCAGCTCTTTCACCGCTCGCAAGGCATGTTCCTCTGGCTCTCGCTGCAGATGGAGGCCATATGCTCCAGCTTCACGGACGACCTCCggtccgaggccgagatcatcGACATGATGAGGGACCTGCCGAAAGATCTCCCAGAAGCCTTCGACCGGGCTCTGCTGAGAGTCGCCGCGGAGAAGAACCACTCCAAGATATTCCAgctggtggcggcggcaagccCGCCCTTGAGGCCTGAAGAGCTGTGCATGGCCTTCAACATCGAGCCCGGCAACCTAGCATGGAACCCGTCGACTCTGCGGGCCGCCACCGGCCAGCAGCTGATTTCtcaggtcggcggcagcctcctGAGCATCGACGAAGAAGACTCGTATGCCCGCTTCATCCACCACAGCGCGCTGTCGCACCTTGTCGGAGCCCCGGccatgccggcggcggcgccgtttCACTTTGATATAGCCGTTGCCGAGCTCACCCTCAGCGCGATATGCATCACGTACCTCAACTATCCCATCTTCGAGACCCGGGTCTCTATCGCCCGAAAGGCCTCTTTTCAAAGGGTCCCCGGAGCGGTGGCAAAGTCCGTTACCCAGTGGGCCGGGATCCCCCGCGGCTTGCTGAGTCCCTTGATCAAAGACAGACACACCCGGATATGCAAGGTGGACCTCGAGCGGTTGAACCTCGAGCTGCAGGCGTACCAGCCAAGTTTGCAAAACGAAAGCGACATCTTCATGCCATACGCTAGGGGAAACTGGCTGCCTCTCATCAGTCGTCTCTCGGAGCCCTGGGAGCCTCTCATGGCGCGCCTCTCTGGACGAGACTCTGCAGCGGCTCCGGGCCTTCGATCATGGATCCTCTCCCGTGGTCTGCGGGCTCGTGCCGTTCCGCCACGAAATGGGCCATCGCTAACAATCACAGCTTTCTATTCAGAAGTCTCCTCGACAATGCCAGAGTTTCAGGCTTTAGAGAAGTACTCGACACAACATATC TTGACCAGATCGGGGGAAAAGAGGCGTCTTCGGTTTGGTCTCTGCGGCGCTGACCTCGGCATCCTTGTGCCTCTTTACATTCTTCGCTACAAAACTAACGTCAATGTTACCGTTTTCATGCTTCTGACCAGTCTTGCAAGCCTCCGttccgacgccgccgccgccgccatcgatTACAATTGGTTCTTAGATCCGGGGTCGGCCAGAGAGCTGCTGGAAACTGCCGCACCTTTTGTCATTCCCAAGGTTTTCGAACACTTTGGAAACCATCAACTGGGGCAACGTGGACAGCGCGATTGTCACTCTGTCGTCACCTTTCTGGTCGACTACCTCCCTGGCATCGACGCTCTCCTGAACAACGGCAAGACAACGTTGCAGACGGCGGTCGGGTTCAAAAACACCAATCTAGCGCTGGTTCTGGCCAGAGATCACGGCGCAAACCCCCAGCTTTGCATCCCGGCGGGGGAGGGTAGTAATAATTGGCGGCTGACCCTACAGCCTCACGTTGGCCCATTGACGATGTGTCTAATCGAGTCCGACATCAACTTCGCCAACAGCCAAGACGAGACCGCCCTACTGATTGCTGTGAGAGAAGACCTCAGGGAGCCCGTGGAAGAGCTCCTCATGAGGGGAGCAGACACCAACGTCGCGGATCATGACGGAGTCGCTCCGCTTCACCACGCTTGCGGCGACATTGTCAAACTCCTCCTAGCCGCCGGCGCGAATGCGGATACCCTGGGCCCTAACGGACTCACGCCGTTGATGATTGCATCCTTCTTCGGGCAGGCGGAAGCAGTCAAGACGCTGCTCGGAGCGGGGGCCAGTCCCGGACGGCGGATACAGGGGCTCGACTCGAGTGGTTCACTGTCACAAGACGCGCTCAACCTGCTGTGGACTGCGAGAACTCACTCTGCGCATGCAGTGGAGACGGCGGAGCTTCCAGACCGAGTTCGGGCGTCGAAAGAGATCAAGAAAAACTGCAACGCGGTTTCCTTGGCTGTTCTGCGTCTTGAGATTTTGAGCGCCACCCATCCAGAGTTCAATCCGTCGTTGCTATTACCTTTCATGGGTCATCGAGAGAACTATCCGAAGGTTTCTTTGCCAGTTTCCCCGAAAGACTCGCTGGAACTCTATCGCAAAAAAGGTCAAGAGTTCTATCCGAGGGACTCTTTGGAACTCTACCGGTCGGACAACCAATTCCATGAGAGGGGTTCTCTGGAACTTCGCAGTAGCGCGCCCTCCAATAGTACCTCAAACGAAGCAACCCGTGCTGTCAGAACGAGCCAGATTTCAGCCAGGGCTATGGGAAGAATTTGA
- a CDS encoding ACC synthase → MTYGLSNRGNVAAKPDDGMLLWTIVKDLWDPKDNPRGYVSLGIAENTLMHDKLSAHIHANLAVPNHSFTYGDGMTGSKRLKASLARFLTERLKPTTGLEPRHISVTNGCSSAIEHLAWALGNPGEGFLLGQPHYGAFFPDVEYRTGCKLVQVPFHEVDPFGLGAVRKYEDALLAAQARGTRIAALILCHPHNPLGRCYPRETIVGLMRLCQEHDMHLISDEIYALSVWDNTLDTDPAPVPFESCLSIDTAGVMDPHRLHVLWGMSKDFGANGIRLGAIVSQHNPALHDSLTPVGIYSSPSSITDHATANILDDREWVDGYIEENRRKLQENFELVAGWARDRGIEYAQGANAAFFLWVNLGEAYRARRPEREVGDVTAEVMGALLEKKVFLASGKLFGSEQPGWFRIVFSNEKEVVSEGLRRIAAVLNES, encoded by the coding sequence ATGACGTACGGACTTTCAAACCGCGGCAACGTGGCAGCCAAGCCGGATGATGGCATGCTTCTCTGGACCATCGTCAAGGACCTCTGGGACCCCAAAGACAACCCAAGAGGCTACGTCAGCTTGGGAATCGCGGAAAACACACTCATGCACGACAAACTGTCCGCACACATCCACGCTAACCTCGCCGTGCCCAACCACTCTTTCACGTACGGCGATGGCATGACCGGATCCAAGCGTCTCAAAGCGTCACTCGCGCGGTTTCTAACAGAGCGGCTGAAGCCGACAACAGGTCTTGAGCCGCGGCATATCTCCGTCACCAACGGATGCAGCTCGGCGATCGAGCATCTGGCCTGGGCGCTTGGGAACCCGGGCGAGGGTTTCCTCCTCGGACAGCCTCACTACGGCGCTTTCTTCCCGGACGTCGAGTATCGGACAGGGTGCAAGCTTGTGCAGGTGCCTTTCCACGAGGTCGACCCCTTCGGTCTGGGCGCCGTGCGGAAATACGAGGATGCGTTGTTGGCTGCCCAGGCCAGGGGCACCAGGATCGCCGCCCTCATTCTGTGCCACCCTCACAACCCCCTCGGCAGATGCTACCCGCGTGAGACCATCGTTGGGCTGATGCGACTCTGCCAGGAACACGACATGCACCTCATCAGCGACGAGATCTACGCCCTATCGGTCTGGGACAACACTCTCGACACCGACCCGGCGCCCGTCCCCTTCGAGTCGTGCCTCTCCATCGACACGGCGGGCGTCATGGACCCCCACCGGCTTCACGTCCTCTGGGGCATGTCCAAAGACTTTGGCGCGAACGGGATCAGGCTGGGCGCCATCGTGTCCCAGCACAACCCGGCCTTGCACGATTCTCTGACCCCCGTCGGCATCTACAGCTCGCCCTCTTCCATCACTGACCACGCGACCGCCaacatcctcgacgaccggGAGTGGGTCGACGGGTACATCGAGGAGAACCGGCGCAAGCTCCAGGAGAACTTCGAGCTGGTCGCCGGCTGGGCCCGAGACAGAGGCATCGAGTACGCACAAGGCGCCAACGCCGCGTTCTTCCTGTGGGTCAACTTGGGCGAGGCGTACCGCGCGCGTCGGCCGGAGAGAGAGGTTGGGGACGTCACCGCGGAGGTGATGGGCGCGctgctcgagaagaaggtgTTCCTGGCGTCGGGGAAGCTGTTTGGCTCCGAACAGCCGGGCTGGTTCCGGATCGTCTTCTCGAACGAGAAGGAGGTGGTGTCGGAAGGTCTCCGTCGGATCGCTGCTGTGTTGAACGAGTCGTGA
- a CDS encoding ABC transporter, with translation MVSNPSPTAAEAVEEAQSSFPATTEKQSQGTQTRDGQTRESRYDEKDPRSKESPGEKGPPGKGKGEGEGKGSEAVRRRPEREPAFRDYVRVFSYATKWDIVIYVFASIASIGAGTTLPLMNIVFGSLAGQFTDYFMDPPRMTRPEFEDLLDQLSLYVLGLFLGRFLLNCVNKFCFRMIGIRLSSAVRLHYIQSLFGQSVHVLDSMAPGAAASTITGTANVLQIGISEKLGTFMEFNGTIWCAIAVAFVWSWRLTLVTFSIVIFILVVVSVFLPFIVRLQDQQAKSEARANGVASESFSSIRMLTACGARDSMVARYSRWVDDARAKGQRMAPLLALQFGLVFFGTYAVFGLSFWFGTREFADGNMTNPGTIMVVLLSVMMIIMSVERIANPLMAVSRAMVAACEFFAVIDAPRPDTGHLRDPDVVATDDIVFKDVVFAYPSRPHVKILDGLNLTIEAGKNTAIVGPSGSGKSTIVGLVERWYDLREHHVIEKTLGVEKLNGTQEKEKKKKETKNKNKSKSNKKDRSRRKTEQQLGGVMEPVAAAAATEEEGESQPVVPLSGSITTGGQALTDIDLRWWRSQIGLVQQEPFLFNDTIFRNVAYGLIGSEWEDSPEEEKRELVKEACHEAFADEFIDRLPDGYDTAVGDGGAKLSGGQRQRIAIARSIVRKPKIVILDEATSAIDVRGEKIVQAALDRVAKNRTTITIAHRLSTIRKADRIVVLRKGQVVESGTHEALLQNESGAYHGLVLAQKLSLGEPADAAVASGDDASDHELLVLEKTKSVAAGLPEDEDDDEDDEQIQQAAPKGPNVFSSFFKLLAEQKNRWIYVAIAFFAACSAAGTPLMAWLFAQVFQVFTFVDMDTIRSEGQFWSLMWVVLAVGVGVGYFFQGAIAVHLQHNISALYKKEYFESILRQNTVFFDDDANSHGTLVARVAGDPKQLEELLGLNMAFLVMSVFNVAGALAIAYVFGWKLALVATFVTMPVGLFAGYWRFKYELEFEKMNAAVFAESSQFAAEAIGAFRTVSSLTMESVVHTRYDKLLRNHVVEAYKKARWTSVLFGFADSVNIGCQGLIFWYGGRLLASREYGLIDFFVCFMAVMQGAEAAGQGLSYGPNAAQASAAANRIMSLRSPNRQQSEAATEQIPDTDGGVKIELKNAHFRYPTRDTPVFTGIDLTIHKGQFAALVGPSGCGKTSIISLLERFYSLDKGDILCNGKSIYSLDADQYRKNLSLVAQEPCMFQGTIRENICLGVDADAISDERIHQVCRDASIHDFIVSLPEGYNTDIGSKGFSLSGGQKQRISIARALIRDPKILLLDEATSSLDSESEKLVQAAFERASKGRTMICVAHRLATVQNADVIFVFGEGKVLEKGTHNELLKMQGVYWQMCESQALDK, from the exons ATGGTATCAAATCCATCACCGACCGCCGCAGAGGCGGTCGAAGAAGCACAATCATCATTTCCAGCAACGACGGAGAAGCAATCACAGGGAACGCAAACCAGAGACGGACAAACTCGGGAAAGCCGGTACGATGAGAAGGACCCCCGGAGCAAAGAAAGCCCAGGCGAAAAGGGGCCGCcgggcaagggcaagggcgagggcgagggcaaagggtccgaggccgtccggaGGCGCCCCGAACGCGAACCGGCCTTCCGGGACTACGTCCGCGTCTTCTCGTACGCGACCAAGTGGGATATCGTCATCTACGTCTTCGCGTCCATCGCgtccatcggcgccggcacgaCGCTGCCGCTGATGAACATCGTCTTCGGCAGCCTCGCCGGGCAGTTCACCGACTACTTCATGGACCCGCCGCGCATGACGCGCCCCGAGTTCGAGGACCTGCTCGACCAGCTGTCGCTCTACGTGCTCGGCCTGTTCCTCGGCCGCTTCCTCCTCAACTGCGTCAACAAGTTCTGCTTCCGCATGATCGGCATCCGCCTCTCCTCCGCCGTCCGCCTGCACTACATCCAGTCCCTCTTCGGCCAGTCCGTCCACGTGCTCGACTCCATggcccccggcgccgccgccagcaccaTCACCGGCACCGCCAACGTGCTGCAGATCGGCATCTCGGAGAAGCTCGGCACCTTCATGGAGTTCAACGGCACCATCTGGtgcgccatcgccgtcgccttcgtctGGAGCTGGCGCCTGACCCTCGTCACCTTctccatcgtcatcttcatcctcgtcgtcgtcagcgtcTTCCTGCCCTTCATCGTCCGCCTGCAGGACCAGCAGGCCAAGTCCGAGGCCAGGGCCAACGGCGTCGCCAGCGAGTCCTTCAGCAGCATCCGCATGCTGACCGCCTGCGGCGCCCGGGACAGCATGGTCGCCCGCTACTCCCGCtgggtcgacgacgcccgcgccAAGGGCCAGCGCATGGcgcccctcctcgccctgcagttcggcctcgtcttcttcggcacctacgccgtcttcggcctcaGCTTCTGGTTCGGCACCAGGGAgttcgccgacggcaacatGACCAACCCGGGCACCATCATGGTCGTCCTCCTGTCCGTCATGATGATCATCATGTCCGTCGAGCGCATCGCGAACCCGCTCATGGCCGTCTCGCGGGCCATGGTCGCCGCCTGCGAGTTCTTTGCCGTCATCGATGCTCCCCGGCCCGACACTGGCCACCTGAGAGACCCGGACGTGGTCGCGACGGACGACATTGTCTTCAAGGACGTCGTCTTTGCGTACCCGAGCCGGCCACACGTCAAGATCCTCGATGGCCTGAACCTCaccatcgaggccggcaagaacacggccatcgtcggccCCTCCGGGTCCGGTAAGAGCACCATCGTCGGTCTCGTCGAGAGGTGGTATGATCTCCGCGAGCATCACGTCATCGAAAAGACGCTCGGCGTGGAGAAGTTGAACGGGACtcaggagaaggagaagaagaagaaggagaccaagaacaagaacaaaaGCAAAAGCAACAAGAAAGACAGGTCGAGAAGAAAGACCGAGCAGCAACTGGGCGGCGTCATGgagcccgtcgccgccgccgccgccaccgaagaagaaggagagagcCAGCCCGTCGTCCCTCTTTCGGGAAGCATCACGACGGGAGGACAAGCCCTGACCGACATCGACCTCAGGTGGTGGCGCTCCCAGATCGGGCTCGTCCAGCAGGAGCCGTTCCTCTTCAACGACACCATCTTCCGCAACGTCGCGTACGGGCTGATCGGCTCGGAATGGGAAGATAgccccgaggaggagaagcgggagctcgtcaaggaggcctgcCACGAGGCCTTCGCCGACGAGTTCATCGACCGCCTCCCGGACGGCTACGAcacggccgtcggcgacggcggcgccaagcTCTCGGGcggccagcggcagcgcatcgccatcgcccggAGCATCGTCCGGAAGCCCAAGatcgtcatcctcgacgaggccaccAGCGCCATCGACGTCCGCGGCGAGAAGATCGtccaggccgccctcgaccgcgtCGCCAAGAACcgcaccaccatcaccatcgcccaCCGCCTGTCGACCATCCGGAAGGCCGACcgcatcgtcgtcctgcGCAAGGGGCAGGTTGTCGAGTCCGGCACCCATGAGGCCCTGCTGCAGAACGAGTCCGGCGCGTAtcacggcctcgtcctcgcgcAGAAGCTGTCGCTTGGcgagcccgccgacgccgccgtggccagcggcgacgacgcctcGGATCATGaactgctggtcttggagaAGACAAagagcgtcgccgccggcctgccggaggacgaggacgacgatgaagacgacgagcagATCCAGCAGGCCGCCCCCAAGGGGCCCAACGTCTTCAGCAGCTTCTTCAAGCTCTTGGCCGAGCAGAAGAACCGCTGGATCTACGTGGCgatcgccttcttcgccgcctgctccgccgccggcactCCGCTGATGGCCTGGCTCTTCGCCCAGGTCTTCCAGGTCTTCACCTTTGTCGACATGGACACGATCCGGTCCGAGGGCCAGTTCTGGTCGCTGATGTGGgttgtcctcgccgtcggcgtcggcgtcggctaCTTCTTCCagggcgccatcgccgtccacTTGCAGCACAACATCAGCGCCCTCTACAAGAAGGAGTACTTCGAGTCCATCCTCCGTCAGAATACCGtcttcttcgacgacgacgccaactCGCACGGGACCCTCGTCGcgcgcgtcgccggcgatccgaagcagctcgaggagctcctgGGGCTGAACATGGCCTTCCTCGTCATGTCCGTGTTCAACGTTGCGGGAGCCCTCGCCATTGCCTACGTCTTTGGCTGGAAACTGGCTCTGGTTGCCACCTTCGTCACGATGCCTGTCGGCTTGTTTGCCGGGTACTGGAGGTTCAAGTATGAGCTCGAGTTCGAGAAGATgaacgccgccgtcttcgccgagaGCTCCCagttcgccgccgaggccatcggcgcGTTCCGCACCGTCTCGTCCCTCACGATGGAGAGCGTCGTCCACACGCGTTATGACAAGCTGTTGCGGAACCACGTGGTCGAGGCTTACAAGAAAGCACGCTGGACGAGCGTCCTCTTTGGCTTCGCCGACAGCGTCAACATTGGCTGCCAGGGCCTCATCTTCTGGTATggcggccgtctcctcgCCAGCCGCGAGTATGGCCTCATCGACTTCTTCGTCTGCTTCATGGCCGTCAtgcagggcgccgaggcggcaGGACAGGGCCTCAGCTACGGCCCCAATGCCGCGcaggcctcggccgccgcgaaTCGCATCATGAGTCTGCGCAGCCCAAACAGACAACAGAGCGAGGCCGCGACGGAGCAGATCCCTGAcacggacggcggcgtcaagatcGAGCTGAAGAACGCCCACTTCCGCTACCCCACGCGCGACACGCCCGTCTTCACTGGCATCGACTTGACCATCCACAAGGGACagttcgccgccctcgtcggtcCCTCGGGGTGCGGAAAAACATCCATCATCTCGCTCCTGGAACGCTTCTATAGCCTGGACAAAGGCGACATTCTCTGCAACGGCAAGAGCATCTAcagcctcgacgccgaccaGTATCGCAAGAACCTGTCCCTGGTTGCTCAGGAGCCTTGCATGTTCCAGGGAACGATCCGTGAGAACATCtgcctcggcgtcgatgcaGATGCCATCTCGGACGAGCGCATCCACCAGGTCTGCCGCGACGCCTCCATCCACGACTTCATTGTGTCCCTGCCGGAGGGGTACAACACGGATATCGGGTCAAAAGGCTTTTCACTTTCCGGCGGCCAGAAGCAGCGCATCTCCATCGCGCGCGCTCTGATCCGCGACCCCAAGAtcctcctgctcgacgaggcgacgtcgtcgctCGACTCGGAATCAGAAAAGCTGGTGCAGGCGGCCTTTGAGCGCGCCAGCAAGGGCCGGACCATGATCTGCGTCGCCCATCGGCTGGCAACGGTCCAAAACGCCGacgtcatcttcgtcttcggcgagGGCAAGGTGTTGGAGAAGGGCACCCATAATGAGTTATTAAAGATGCAAGGCGTGTACTGGCAAATG TGTGAGAGTCAGGCCCTCGACAAGTAG
- a CDS encoding ABC transporter, translating to MILLTLVVSALLATPVNAYDTLLKFHEAPQVETRTINEIHKAAVAEGGVVTLWHGGDEKNQQDLLKQAFEERFPGMTLNLTVDISKYIDGDIDRQLSTGNVYVDSVILQTLQDYPRWDREGALLRYKPLNFDKIHPGFRDVWASWYAVVVFGWTNIWNAEKVDQGPVEYSDFLKPEYKDKLVFTYPNDDDAVLYAFDLAMQQNGYSWFENLLAQNPRWVRGTATPTTVMGQANNSYAVTFTGSLGLAPAAPFNISIPRDGFFVTWGQRAAILKDAPHKEGAKLLHNFLLGDEYQSPDNTGMWSVRRDIPPPAGFPELMDLNSTNPVDFERFMGDRERVERLKLFFESKIGTAQGLSPLIDDL from the exons ATGATCTTGCTCACGCTCGTTGTCTCGGCTCTGCTAGCCACACCGGTGAATGCTTACGACACGCTTCTCAAGTTCCACGAAGCCCCCCAGGTCGAAACTCGCACCATCAACGAGATCCACAAGGCTGCCGTCGCtgagggcggcgtcgtcacgCTGTGGCACGGTGGCGACGAGAAGAATCAACAAGACCTCCTGAAGCAGGCGTTCGAGGAGCGGTTCCCCGGCATGACGCTGAACCTCACCGTGGACATATCAAAGTacatcgacggcgacatcgaCCGCCAGCTGTCGACGGGCAACGTCTACGTCGATAGCGTGATACTGCAGACGTTGCAGGACTACCCGCGATGGGATCGGGAGGGCGCCCTGCTGCGGTACAAGCCATTGAACTTTGACAAGATCCACCCCGGGTTCCGCGATGTCTGGGCGTCGTGGTACGCCGTGGTCGTCTTCGGCTGGACCAACATCTGGAACGCCGAAAAGGTGGATCAGGGCCCCGTCGAGTACTCGGACTTCCTGAAGCCCGAGTACAAGGACAAGTTGGTCTTCACGTaccccaacgacgacgacgccgtgctCTATGCATTCGACCTGGC TATGCAGCAGAACGGATACAGCTGGTTCGAGAACCTGCTCGCCCAGAACCCCCGCTGGGTCCGCGGCACCGCGACCCCGACCACCGTCATGGGCCAGGCCAACAACTCGTACGCCGTCACCTTCACCGGCTCCCTGGGTctggcgcccgccgccccttTCAACATCTCCATCCCCAGGGACGGCTTCTTCGTCACATGGGGCCAGCGCGCCGCGATCCTCAAGGACGCGCCGCACAAGGAGGGCGCGAAGCTCCTCCACAACTTCTTGCTCGGCGACGAGTACCAGAGCCCCGACAACACGGGCATGTGGAGCGTCCGCAGGGACATCCCGCCCCCCGCGGGCTTCCCCGAGCTGATGGACCTCAACTCGACGAACCCGGTCGACTTTGAGCGCTTCATGGGGGACCGCGAGCGGGTGGAGAGGCTGAAGCTGTTTTTCGAGAGCAAAATCGGCACCGCCCAGGGACTGAGCCCCTTGATCGACGATTTGTAA